A region from the Sorex araneus isolate mSorAra2 chromosome 6, mSorAra2.pri, whole genome shotgun sequence genome encodes:
- the MGRG5 gene encoding mas-related G-protein coupled receptor member X1 yields the protein MDVTVTPCVTENTLKYENYREDFERTRNITWLISGIVEFIISLVGLAGNAVVLWLLAFRMQRNAFSVYILNLAGADFVCLSTHMVSSILRLMEYNGLNSNRVFQVNFIMFVFSYIASLSFLSAISTERCLSVIKPIWYHCHRPKHMSSVMCALLWALALLLIILNVGFCNFWFGYPNRYLCGLTIYSIITWPFLSFGLLFGSSLVLLIRLLCGSWKIKLTRLYVTIGLTVLVFLLCGLPWGIKHIPLFWRSLLYDRDIIIVSEVLDLLTCVNSCANPIIYFFVGSYRQQRREQRKSLKVVLQRALQDVPEEGGSQGSPPQETLEMSGNTHVT from the coding sequence ATGGATGTAACTGTCACACCTTGTGTGACTGAAAATACACTGAAGTATGAGAATTACAGGGAGGACTTTGAGAGAACACGGAATATAACTTGGCTGATCTCAGGCATTGTGGAATTCATCAtttccctggtggggctggcaggaaatgCTGTGGTGCTCTGGCTCCTGGCTTTCCGCATGCAGAGGAATGCTTTCTCAGTCTACATCCTCAACTTGGCCGGAGCTGATTTTGTCTGTCTATCCACCCACATGGTATCCTCCATACTACGTCTTATGGAATATAACGGACTAAACTCCAACAGGGTGTTCCAagttaattttataatgtttgtCTTTTCATATATTGCAAGCCTGAGCTTTCTCAGTGCCATTAGTACTGAGCGTTGTCTGTCTGTCATAAAGCCCATCTGGTATCATTGCCACCGTCCAAAACACATGTCATCTGTCATGTGTGCCTTGCTCtgggccctggccctgctcctgATCATCCTAAATGTTGGGTTCTGTAACTTTTGGTTTGGATATCCTAATAGATATTTGTGTGGTTTAACTATTTACAGCATTATCACATGGCCGTTTCTCTCATTTGGGCTTCTGTTTGGGTCCAGCCTAGTGCTGCTGATTAGATTGTTGTGTGGCTCCTGGAAGATAAAGCTGACCAGGCTGTATGTGACCATCGGGCTCACAGTGCTGGTCTTCCTTCTCTGTGGCCTGCCCTGGGGAATCAAGCATATTCCCTTATTCTGGAGGTCACTTCTTTATGACAGGGACATCATAATAGTAAGTGAAGTGCTGGATTTATTAACCTGTGTCAACAGCTGTGCTAATCCCATTATCTACTTCTTTGTTGGCTCTTATAGGCAGCAGAGAAGAGAGCAAAGAAAGAGCCTCAAAGTAGTTCTGCAGAGAGCTTTGCAGGATGTTCCTGAGGAGGGTGGAAGCCAAGGCAGCCCTCCTCAGGAGACTCTGGAGATGTCAGGAAATACTCATGTGACCTAA